A single region of the Populus nigra chromosome 2, ddPopNigr1.1, whole genome shotgun sequence genome encodes:
- the LOC133682171 gene encoding uncharacterized protein LOC133682171 yields MLGRSTLSRSGSFRPENIGQNALAMIGNLCFTFFVVGVLIFTIIAATYEPEDPLFHPSTKITSFLTSNSNATFKSDDTVVRTGEDFMASNQTAFSNFINITDVDTTSSIASVNADDGNVNPDGAATTASETCEGPLDCRDPELFHMLMKRVIEEFKDIHFYRFGKPVSGSNDSTCDMGWRFRPKEGKTAAFYKDYRRFVIARSENCTLSVVGIGDYHSGVNARKKKKNQKPGFEKTPGKQEAGQPLLPVVGETVNDALPVVESENSFSRGKYLLYNGGGDRCKSMNHYLWSFLCALGEAQYLNRTLVMDLSLCLNWMYSSSNQDEEAKDFRFYFDFEHLREAASVLDHSQFWDDWDKWHKKDRLSLHLVEDVRVTPMKLTSVKDTLIMRKFGSVEPDNYWYRVCEGETEAVIQRPWHLIWKSRRLMDIVSTIASKLNWDYDAVHIERGDKARNKELWPNLAADTSPNALLSTLANKLEEGRHVYIATNEPDTSFFDPLKDKYTTHFLDEYKDLWDENSEWYSETKALNKGVPVEFDGYMRISVDTEVFLRGKKQIETFNDLTNDCKDGVNTCSAAAS; encoded by the coding sequence atgttgggtcGGTCGACGTTATCAAGAAGTGGAAGCTTCAGACCAGAAAACATAGGACAAAATGCTTTAGCCATGATAGGAAATCTCTGCTTCACTTTCTTTGTTGTCGGGGTTCTCATTTTCACCATCATCGCTGCTACTTACGAGCCTGAGGACCCTCTGTTTCACCCTTCTACAAAGATCACTAGTTTCCTCACTTCCAATTCCAATGCCACCTTCAAATCTGACGACACTGTTGTCAGAACTGGGGAGGATTTCATGGCCTCAAATCAGACTgctttttccaatttcatcaacATTACTGATGTTGACACCACCTCCAGCATTGCTAGTGTTAATGCTGATGATGGTAATGTTAATCCTGATGGTGCCGCTACGACGGCGTCGGAGACCTGTGAAGGTCCCTTGGACTGTAGGGATCCTGAATTGTTTCATATGTTGATGAAAAGGGTGATTGAGGAGTTCAAGGATATACATTTTTATCGGTTTGGGAAGCCTGTTTCTGGGTCTAATGATTCTACTTGTGATATGGGCTGGAGGTTTAGGCCCAAGGAAGGCAAAACTGCTGCTTTTTATAAGGATTATAGGCGATTTGTTATAGCTAGGTCGGAGAATTGTACGCTTAGTGTTGTGGGGATTGGGGACTATCATTCGGGTGTGAATGctaggaagaagaagaagaatcagaaacCTGGGTTTGAGAAAACACCAGGGAAACAAGAAGCGGGACAGCCCTTGTTGCCTGTTGTTGGGGAGACTGTGAATGACGCGCTTCCGGTGGTTGAGTCGGAGAATTCGTTTAGTCGCGGGAAGTATTTGCTTTATAATGGTGGAGGTGATAGATGTAAGAGTATGAATCATTACCTGTGGAGTTTCTTGTGTGCTTTGGGTGAAGCACAGTATCTGAATCGGACACTGGTTATGGATCTGTCTCTTTGTTTGAATTGGATGTACTCTTCTTCAAATCAGGATGAGGAAGCAAAagattttaggttttattttgattttgagcatTTGAGGGAAGCTGCATCGGTTTTGGACCACTCTCAGTTTTGGGATGATTGGGATAAATGGCATAAAAAAGACCGGTTGAGTCTTCATCTCGTCGAGGATGTCAGGGTCACGCCTATGAAGCTTACAAGTGTAAAAGATACTTTGATTATGAGGAAGTTTGGATCTGTTGAACCTGATAATTACTGGTACAGAGTGTGTGAAGGAGAGACCGAGGCTGTCATTCAAAGGCCGTGGCATCTGATATGGAAATCAAGGAGGTTGATGGATATTGTGAGTACAATTGCCTCGAAATTGAACTGGGATTATGATGCTGTTCATATTGAGAGAGGGGATAAGGCAAGGAACAAGGAGCTGTGGCCTAATCTTGCAGCGGATACCTCTCCCAACGCGCTTCTCTCAACCTTGGCGAACAAACTTGAAGAGGGGAGGCACGTCTACATTGCGACAAATGAACCTGACACATCCTTCTTTGACCCTTTAAAGGACAAGTATACTACCCATTTTCTCGACGAGTATAAAGATCTCTGGGACGAGAACAGCGAGTGGTATTCGGAGACGAAGGCCCTTAACAAAGGTGTTCCAGTTGAATTTGATGGTTATATGAGGATTTCTGTTGACACAGAAGTCTTCTTGAGAGGAAAAAAGCAGATCGAGACTTTCAATGATCTCACAAACGATTGCAAAGATGGTGTTAACACTTGCAGTGCTGCTGCCAGTTAA